The genomic stretch GCGTTGCTTGAGGACGGTCCGGTGGCGTTTCTCGCTGCGCTGGGTGTGCCGGCGCTGCTCGTCCTCACGGCGGGCTAAGGCGGCGTTGAGCTCGGCAGCCCAGTGcgccctcccctcctcctcctccgctgcccgcgccgcctcctctgctgctgcctccgccgcccgccgcgtcGTGCAACTTCTCTGCCGCCGCGGACGATTCCTCCCTATGCTCCCGACGGTTGAGGTCTCTTGTGGTGGACCTGCGGTGCATCTTGCGCACctgccagtcctcctcctcctccttgccaaGGAGAGACCAAGCCATGGCTAAGGTCGCCGCCTCCGCCACGCGGTCCTCCTCTGATGCATCGTCGACGGCGCGGTACACCTTGTCGCATGTCGCCTTCTCCGCATTGGCGGTTGCGTCGACCGCCGCCGCGGCACGGCGTCTGTCTTGGACGATGATGGTGGCGGCATTGCGCACCGCAGGCCCCAAGAGTGTCATAGCCGCCTCGTGGCGTTCGGCACGCACGGCCGCCGCTGCGGCCTCACTGGCCACCGCTTGCTCCTTTTGTTGCAACGCCTGTTGAGCCCGCTGCGCCACTGCCTCGACCACCTCCACCATATTTTGCTGCGCCACGTTGCCTTCGTGCTCGAAGGCGGCCACCTGGTGCCTCGCCTGTACGCGGGCCATCTCTGTGGCCATGATCTCGACCTCCTCGTCTGACGGACAAGGCTAGCGGGATCGGCACATCTTCCTGATGTGGTCCCAGCTAGAGATATTCCAGCGAGTCATGTGTTTTTCGGTGTTGATTGGGTGTGTTGGCCGACGCCGCGGTGGTGGCCGCCATTTATAGCCTCGTTCTTGGGCGGGAAATGGCCGCTGGGCGTGCGAACTATTCCGGCCGCGGCGGGAAACATGAAAACGCACGTGACCGGGAAACCGGAGCCGCCGTGGGCGGGAACCAAATGGATGCGCAGGAACCATATACGATGCACGCGAGTTCGATGCTATTAGCGTCCCATCACCATTAGAGGCAGAACGTCATCGTTGACAGCGGGAGGGGAAggtcgatttgggtcgggccgctAGACGAATCGCCAAACCGAAATGTACTGACACCCCAAACTATTCACGGGCCGACCCAAACGAACAGAAACGCACCATTTGCGTCGCCGATTTCGGTTGGCCAGGGCATCTCCAAGGCAGCGACCCAAAtgagcgcgtccgtttgcgtccatTTGAGTGGGCGCGCGGACGCGCGCGTCCGACCGACATTTTGGATCACGCGGTGCACCCAACCCGACTAGATATGGGTAGCGGCCGTAGAATTTGGCATTTGGCCTTTAAATTCAATATAAGGCATATAAAAtcataaaaaatataaataagtttaAATGCCCAAGATGTAATTACATAAGATTATTGTCCACCTATTAAATGACAAATTATTTATTTAAATTAAAATGTAAAATGATACAAATAACCTAGGCATTGTTTTCTTCGGGATTTTCtttattgttgtttgcagcattgttgtcaACATGCGCCGACATGTGCTCAACCAAATCAGCCTGGAGCTAGTTGTGAACCGTTTGAGCCCGGAATTTCGTGATACACATGGAGGATATCCTGGAATGATGTCGGACCACCTTGAGTATCAACCAACTCTCCATGGCCATCCCAATCATTATCAAACAataaatcatcccgctctacctcaacaatcatgttgtgcatgattacacaagaggTCATCACCTCCCATAGATTTTGCACACTCTATGCTCTAGCAGGGTgcctgacgatagcccaacgagcttggaggataccaaacgcccgctcgacatctttccgggctgcctcttgctttttggcaaaccttgcctcctgctctgagttgggacgacggattgtcttcacgagtgtagcccaaggtggatagataccagcagcaaggtagtaccccttgttgtagtggtggccattgatctcaaaatccacatcaggggactgaccctgcgctagcctatcaaacaccggagagcgctgcagcacatttatgtcattgtgcgagccggacattccgaagaatgagtgccaaatacatgtgtcatgtgaagcaacTGCTTCAAGAATCACCGTGGGCAATCCAATGTCTtcgtagggacctgcaggcaatGGACGTCCCGGCCAACTTGCGGCCTGGAAGCACGGTGAATGAGAGCTCACCTTTGGCGGCAACGACGAAGCTAATgacggcgggaggtctcgcgacggcGAGAGGACAACAACGTTGGCGGCGATGTCGCCCGACGCTGCAACGAGGCCGCCAAAGCACAGGCGAAAGCGCTGGGCCATGTCCTATGCTGCCGCACTGCTTGTCGGCGTCTCGACGTCGGTGGCCGACATTGACAGCGGTCGCAAATCACCGGTCCTGGGGTGGCGGCGAAGCGGGGGGAAGATGTGTGCGAGGGAGTTATGTTTTGTGAGACAGACATGCGAGCCAGGGGAGCACAAGAGAGAACTCGCGAGGCCAGCCCCGGTGTCCGCGGCTACGCAAATGTGGCTCAGATTTAAACCGGATTTGGATCATCCTAgacaccgcggccatccgttttagaatGGGTCCGCGGAGAGCGTTTTTGTCCAGTTTGACCGCGGTGTTGGAGATGGCCTAATGCACAAGTACAGACAACAAATCTCACACGCACGCAGCTAAAATAGCAATCAACGGCAGCAGCAAAACACCATCTCTTCTACAGTTCTTCTACTACTAGTATAGTATCAATTTCTCTCACACGTAGCATCGGAGGCACATCACGAAAAGTTCTCCACGGCTATCATCGGCGTGTTCTCTCCCCTTCCCTCGTTCCCTCACCTCCTCCCCATCTGCATTCTTTGCTGCTACCTGACTCAGGTAAACCAGACCCTGATTTCTCAGTATCTACCTTATGAATACACTAATAGATCCTGTGGTCTATTTCAGGAGGAAGAAGGGAAAGCGAACGATGCCGAATCCATTCACGGAGACATCCCACACTCGCTGGGGTGACTACTCTGTCCAAGGCCTCAACATTGAGGTCGTCGCGGAGGTGCCGGACATGGATGCTCTCCCGGGCGGCGACGGCAGGTCAATTAGAATCCCTCCGTACTTCTGGGGCGAGGGTCCCGCCGTGGACCGGCTGGCGGGGAACGGGAAGCTCAGCAAAGGTGGCGGCTTCCCGGTGCACGTGGGCTACTCGGAGGCGAGGGCTTTGGTCGGCAAGGGAACTGTGGCGGACCTGAGAAGGCTGTCCCTCGAAGCGGAAAACTTGGTGGAGGAGATGTTTGCTAGCATCGGCGTCCCGCACAAGCACGAGCAGTTCGGGCCAGAAGCGACTCGGCCCAGGGTGGTGCGGCTGCGGCTGTCGCCGGAGCTCGAGCTGTGGAAAAGCACGCAGCACGCAATCGGCAACGTGCTGCCACCCAAGGGCGCGGGGCTGACCCAGGCCTCGCCGCAGGCGATCGCCTTGCTGGGGGCCGGCGACTGGCCCGAGGCCATGACGACCACCAACGCCCTGTTCGGCTGCGGCATCGCGAGCCTGCTCATCGGCGCCGCCGACGCGCGCACAATGTTCTCCAACTACGTGACCGACATGGCCTTCTACTACGAGCACGGGTACAACCACGTCTTCCCCTCGCTCCACCGGCTGCTGCAGGACGGGCTCGCCGACGCCCACGCGCGGCGCACCCTCGGCGGCCGGCAGCGGCgcgaggccgtcgccgccggcgtgcgGTACATCCAGGCCAAGATCGCGCTCGAGGCGGCGCACAGGACGTGCCTCAAGAACGCCGCCGCGCGGATGGACCGCCGGACCGCCCAGGTCATCTCCCTGTCCGAGAGCAGCCTGCTCGGCATGGCGGCCGAGGCCACGGCCCGGGGCTTCGACGCCGGCGCCGTCATGAGCGACCTCGTCTTCAGCTCGCCCGGCACCGACGTCGTCGACGTGGGATGTGACCTGGTCAACTCCGAGGTCATGAACTCGTTCCTCAACGTCGCCGACATCGCCGCCTCGGGGGTCGTGTGTGAGCAGGCGCTGCGGGCCATCTACGACGCCTACGCCGCCACGTGTGCGCGCATGTTGACCCAGAGGTGGCACGAGCCAGTGGCCAGGATGTGCGCCGCGCTGTACACGTGGCACATACAAAACGACCGGCACATGTTCCTCCGCCGCGTCGTCCTGGGATGGCCCAAGGTCCGCAAGTCGCCGGCGCAGCCCCAGCGCGAGGCCGACTTCGACGAGGTCTTCGACGCCGACTTCCGTACCACCGGATTCAGCAGGCCGCTTGACCCGGCGCATGCATGCGACGGCGGCGACACCTGCAACCACGTCCGCCGCTTCCTCGATCACTATCAGGGTGAGGACCTGCTCGGCGCCCTCTGGTCGTCACTCGTCATCGGCCCGCTCGAGTACGCCCGGCGGGGCGAGGTGGACGAGCAGCGCGAGCAGTACCTCGCCGAATCCTCGCGCCTGCTAATGGCCCAGCTCTTCTCCAAGGGCCTCGTCGTCCATATGGTCTGGCTCATCGCCCATGCCAACCACCACGCCTGGCAGGTTAACTACCTATTCGAGGCCGCCATGTTTGGCAGCATCCTGGACGGCGGCACATTGATAGGCAAGCTCGACCGGGCAGAGGGCGAGGAAGCGCAAGGCCAGGAGAAAGAGAAGGACATGACCTACATCAATGTCCGCAATGAACAAGGTCGTTAGGATAGATCCAGCAGGAAACAGAAAAGCGAAGGAGGGAAACATGACGCGTGGGGAAGATGATCGACTTCGACGAGGATGGCTACATAACGTATCAAAGCTTAATTTCACCGACTCTCAAGGCATTCACTGATAATTTGAAGCTAGCAGAACCCATGAACCTCCGTGAGTCGTATTTCTCGGAAATATTCAATGCTACATCTACGGGAATATTCTTCAAAAAGTTCTTACGGACAGCCACGGTGGCAGGTCGATTTCAACAAATTtaatcttttttttaaaaaaactagcaCGATCTAACTCTAATTCTACCCTCTTcattgtaagggcatctccagcggcgcgacgcatttcggacgtctgaaatgtccgtttgcatcgcgcggcggacgctcgacataccgtttttgtccgcgcgtccgtttgcacctaggggtggcttcagcgggccgacgcattttcgcatttgcatcaatttatgaagtttccaaacaacaaaataaggaaatcaacaaagtcatagttattacatttaaaagttgacatgaaaataagataatatttctctaggcatgatcttcatggcaaGCCAATGTccgctgatgctcaatcagatccgtttgcagctgtttggagacgttctgacgccccgtagaatgaccaagaacaggtcccttgacatcctgtatcggcgccggaaatatttttccgggaagatcggattggtgaggtggaagtagtccttgtggaggcgggcctgcccttccactctgttgcgcggcaggttttggagcgccccttcactGCAGCCCCGATGCTGCGGccccgggttagaggtgaactcgtggatcatggaggccgcagtagttgccaatgtctgcgttgactcatcggactcctcgtcggaagaggagtcgacgacctccgcgcggaacttgtccaacatctgccacatgtccatctgcgtgggtacaaactgtggatcaatggccgcgcacaatagcgccaaaaacacgagtagaaacctaccggcgcaattgactgaacaggtcgtgggcggcgcggaagggcggcgcaaccgggaccgtttcgcccgaaaacagccggcaggtacgcggcggagccaagcccgagtatgctcctgctctcccgcgcggcaagaACGCAGCCGGCAGCGGCTACTGTGGCGCTGCGGCCGGACGGCGGCggatggggttggggtggtggcgacgCACTAGGggagcaaagaaggggaaaagaagcaaatcgaagtggtcgatttcgctgtccctgacatgcgggaccgggtaagaaatggaggacgctccacgcgaccgccgagcgtccgcggagacgcaaactggcgcatatttgggccaggtttgcgtctccgcggacggcccggtcactttgcgtcaccctgctggagcaggccccagacgcatttccggtcacggcggacgaaaacggtcgctgagcgtccgtttgcgtcgcgccgctggagatgccctaacacctTTGTTAGTGGAGCTACCCTTCTATGAGCCTCGCAGATCGATCCACGCGGTAGCGCCCTTGTCTAGAACCCTTGTCTAGAACGCTACCctatatatgttttttttctGCTATTAGGACACTGGTATAAAAAGAAACAACGAACAGTACAAAGCATTGCAAGaaaaaaacgaaaattacaacgtGATTCTTGAGGAGCCCTTCaacttcaacctccagaccgtgtcgacggcACTAGCAAGAGAGTAGCTCCACTCGCGAAGGTGCTACACAGTAGAGTGTAGCGCCGTTGTGACTAGTGCTATTAAGAAGGGttagattttgatttttttttagacAATGTTGGTATTGGTTACTAGCTTCAATTTGATACAATTCTTGTTTCGAGAATGTAATCTTATTTAGTTTCTGtatggaagccatttacaaatttAATATTaaattctgctgtcatttgcaattcctgtggcaacaaaACACTTGTCCATTTCtaaaattacaatgtaaatggtgtattcatttcaaaatgctacaaacgaaacGAAATGAAAGTCTGGCTTCTAAACGACTTCTTAATTGTCTTAATTGTCAGTATACTGAGAATTAGCAAATCCACAAATAGCGGACCTATGTACAGGGAAAACTGGGCCATGGCCTGCCCAGTTTTGAGCAAAATATTAAAGTTCAGCCCACTAAAAGTCTGATCCACTAGATTTTATTGGTCTATCCTTCAGACTCGTCGCGTCCATCATTTTCTGTCTAGTTCCGCTATATGAGCAtattcagtcgcgtccccaaatcgttcccaaacggcgccggatcgagcatttgggagacgtgttttgttcgtgccgcgtttggggaacgtcgctccccagtcgcgtcctccaaacaaaATCCCGAAATAAATATTAGTGCACGAAAATACagattttcattcaaatttgattatacattacaaagtttgaatgaaaacggctacatTTCATCTAAACCCCACCCTACTGACcgtccggcggtgcgttcgacagtcctgccccgtcgtcgcctcccctccaccGCAGCTCCTGCTCCGCGCaccgcctctccatgcgtagggtggtagccagacgccgctgctccagcagggCAGCGGCGTCGTCGCCTTCCCTCCCCTgcagcgccgcctggagggagagctcgatggccgcgcctcttcgcgggcacgggcggcgtcctggagcttcttctccgactcgaaggacttgaCGAGCGcgtgttgctgatcggccgtctcgtccgggtgcggcccatcG from Lolium rigidum isolate FL_2022 chromosome 4, APGP_CSIRO_Lrig_0.1, whole genome shotgun sequence encodes the following:
- the LOC124648634 gene encoding uncharacterized protein LOC124648634, producing MPNPFTETSHTRWGDYSVQGLNIEVVAEVPDMDALPGGDGRSIRIPPYFWGEGPAVDRLAGNGKLSKGGGFPVHVGYSEARALVGKGTVADLRRLSLEAENLVEEMFASIGVPHKHEQFGPEATRPRVVRLRLSPELELWKSTQHAIGNVLPPKGAGLTQASPQAIALLGAGDWPEAMTTTNALFGCGIASLLIGAADARTMFSNYVTDMAFYYEHGYNHVFPSLHRLLQDGLADAHARRTLGGRQRREAVAAGVRYIQAKIALEAAHRTCLKNAAARMDRRTAQVISLSESSLLGMAAEATARGFDAGAVMSDLVFSSPGTDVVDVGCDLVNSEVMNSFLNVADIAASGVVCEQALRAIYDAYAATCARMLTQRWHEPVARMCAALYTWHIQNDRHMFLRRVVLGWPKVRKSPAQPQREADFDEVFDADFRTTGFSRPLDPAHACDGGDTCNHVRRFLDHYQGEDLLGALWSSLVIGPLEYARRGEVDEQREQYLAESSRLLMAQLFSKGLVVHMVWLIAHANHHAWQVNYLFEAAMFGSILDGGTLIGKLDRAEGEEAQGQEKEKDMTYINVRNEQGR